Sequence from the Janthinobacterium lividum genome:
ACATCCAACCAGCGATGTACGGGTGGCAACCGGGCCGGTGCGCTGCATTCCCGCGCCGGCGCGCGCCGCCGATTCGGGAATGCTTCCAGGAGTTAGATTATGCGCCGCACCCTTTCACCCTTTCTCTTCATCACCAGCCTGGCCCTTGGCGGCGTCCTGCATGCCGCCGACAAGGAGCCGATCCAGCCCATCACTGCCGCCAAGATCGCCAATCCGGCCATGGTCGAATTGGGCAAGAAGCTGTTTTTCGATCCCCGCCTGTCGCGTTCGGGCTTTATTTCCTGTAATAGCTGCCACAACCTGAGCATGGGCGGCACGGACAATATCAAGACCTCGATCGGCCACAACTGGCAGCGCGGGCCCATCAATTCGCCCACGGTGCTCAATTCCAGCATGAACGTGGCGCAATTCTGGGATGGCCGCGCCAAGGATTTGCAGGAACAGGCGGGCGGTCCCATCGCCAATCCCGGCGAAATGGCTTTTACGCACGAGCTGGCCATCGACGTGCTGGCCTCGATTCCCGCCTACCGCGCGGAGTTCCGGCAAGTGTTTGGCCAGGATAAGCTGACCATCGAGCAAGTCACGCGCGCCATCGCCGCCTTTGAAGAGGTGCTGGTGACGCCCGGTTCCCGTTTCGATCAATGGCTGTCGGGCAAGAAAAGCGCGCTGACGAAGGACGAACTGGCCGGCTACCAGCTGTTCAAATCGAGCGGCTGCATCGCCTGTCATAACGGCCCCGCCGTGGGCGGCAACACCTTCCAGAAGATGGGCGTGGTGGAACCGTATAAAACGGCGATGACGGCGCAGGGACGCTCGGCCGTGACGGGCAAGGATGCGGACCGCTTCAACTTCAAGGTGCCGACCTTGCGCAACGTGGAACTGACGTATCCCTATTTCCACGATGGCGAAGCGGCGACGTTGACGCAAGCCGTCGACGTGATGGGCCGCCTGCAGCTGGGCCGCACCTTCACGCCCGATGAAAACGCCAAGCTGGTAGCCTTCCTGAAAACCCTGACGGGCAAGCAGCCGCACCTCGTGCTGCCGATCCTGCCACCATCGTCGGACACGACGCCGCGGCCGGTGCCGTTTGACTGAATGAGTCCATGAAAAATGCCCGCATCAAGCGGGCATCGGGGTCTATTTCAATGTTCTCTGGAACAACTGATAGATGCGGCGGTACTCGTCATACCACGCTTCCGGCTGCACGAAGCCGTGGCGCTCCATCGGGTAGCTGGCCATTTCCCAGTTATCCTTTTTCAGTTCGATCAGGCGCTGCGACAGGCGCACGGAATCCTGGTAAAACACGTTGTCGTCGATCATGCCGTGGGCGATCAGGAGGTTGCCCGTCAGCTTGTCCGCGTATTCGATCGGCGACGAGACTTTATAGGCTTGCGGATCGACGTCCGGCGTGTTCAGGATATTCGCCGTGTACTCGTGGTTGTAGGTGGTCCAGTCCGTCACGGGACGCAGGGCGGCGCCGGACTTGAAGATTTCCGGCGCGCGCATCAGGGCCATCAGGCTCATGAAGCCGCCATAGCTGCCGCCGTAGATGCCCACGTTCCGGATGTCTCCCTGGTGCTGGGCTGCCAGCCAGTGGGCGCCATCGATGAAATCTTCCAGTTCCGGATGACCCATCTGGCGGTAGATGGCCGTGCGCCAGGCGCTGCCGTAGCCGAGCGAGGCGCGGTAGTCGACATCGAGCACGATGTAGCCTTGCTCCACCAGCAGGTTGTGGAACATCTGTTCGCGGAAGTAGACAGGGTAGCGCTGGGTCACGTTCTGCAGGTAACCGGCGCCGTGCGCGAACATGACGATGGGATATTTCTTGCCCGCTTCCAGCTGGGCCGGGCGGTACAGCTTGGCCCAGATCGGCGCCGCGCCATGCATGGACGGTACTTGCACCAGTTCCGGCATGACCCAGTTGCGCGCCTTGAAGGCGTCGCTGCGCGTATCGGTCAGGATATTTTCCTTGCCGCCCGTGACGGCAACCGTCGCCAGCTGGGCCGGCATATAGCTGGTCGAATAGCGCAGCAGCAGCTTGCCGTTATCGGGCGACAGGCCGAAGTTTTCCACGCCTTTCAAATTCGTCACTTCGCGCGCGCCGCCATCCCTTGCCGTGCTGGCGCACACTTCATAGGTGCCGGGCGCCTGCCGGTTGCACATGAAATAGGCATGCTTGCCGTCGCGGCTCCATTCGACGGCGCTCACTTCCCATTTGCCTTGCGTCAATGCGCGTGCCGGGGCCGCGCCCGTCTTCGTGTACAGGTG
This genomic interval carries:
- a CDS encoding cytochrome-c peroxidase; the encoded protein is MRRTLSPFLFITSLALGGVLHAADKEPIQPITAAKIANPAMVELGKKLFFDPRLSRSGFISCNSCHNLSMGGTDNIKTSIGHNWQRGPINSPTVLNSSMNVAQFWDGRAKDLQEQAGGPIANPGEMAFTHELAIDVLASIPAYRAEFRQVFGQDKLTIEQVTRAIAAFEEVLVTPGSRFDQWLSGKKSALTKDELAGYQLFKSSGCIACHNGPAVGGNTFQKMGVVEPYKTAMTAQGRSAVTGKDADRFNFKVPTLRNVELTYPYFHDGEAATLTQAVDVMGRLQLGRTFTPDENAKLVAFLKTLTGKQPHLVLPILPPSSDTTPRPVPFD